TCGTCGTTTTCTTGCTGGCGCTGCCCTGCAACAGCAGGTTGGCCTGGGGATGGCCGATGGCCAAATGCAGCCCTGCCAGGTGATCATGCTTCAGCAGCGCTTGCACGGTTTTGACCAATTCCGGGCTGTTCAGCGCGTTGCAGAATGCACTGTCCTTCGTGCCTGCGGCAAAGATCAGGTGCCTGATGTCCATGGCGCTGGAGAACGCTTTTGTAAGCGCTAGCCTGAGTGACTCAAGCCCAGGCGGCCCCTCCAGGGGCAGCACCTTGACACACGAAAGCAGCAAGTCCGGGTTCTGGACGCCCTTTGGCAGCCGGCTATGAACTTCCTGCAGGAAGGCCTTCGTGGCAATTTCGTCCTGTGGCCCGATCACATACCAGCCTTGGGTCGCCGCCTTGAATCGCTCATTGACCCATCGCATGTCGCTCGCTGCATAGAGGCTCGGAATAGCCACGGCAGACAACTCTGAGGGTTCCAGGTTGAATTCCCCATTGATCGCCGGGTAAGCCGCTTTGTGGATGAAGCAAGTGGCCACCGAGGTTTGATCCAGCAGCCGCTGAGGATCAAGCTCGTGTGCTCGTACCAGTGCAAGGCTTGCCTCATCGTCCGTGGGCAGCACGATCTTCGTGCGAATTTGTCCGAGCAGGGCTTTGGACTGTGACTCTCCGAGTTTGTGCTGCAGGGCGCTCAGGGAGCTGGAACCCATCACATTGATCGCCGCGCCGGATCGACTGCCGGAAAACCAGACCAGATCCTCTTTCCGAAGGTACTCGGCACCCTCATCAGCAACGAAAAAGCTTTTCCATTTGGAGCCTCCGGGGGCTGCGGCGTGTTCAGCCGGAGTCAGTCCCGCCACCATTTGCCGATAAGCCTCAGTCAGGGCTTGCGCCACCAGCCCTGATGCATCTCCGAACAAGGTGCTGGGCATATCCAGGCAAATGGTCTTCTGGCGATCCACAACCAGCTGCTTCAGGGGCAACGGCTTTCCACCTGCACAGAGCTTGTTGCGGATCCGGCTATCCACCCAGAACGGGCGAAGGGCGTTCAGGATGGGCAGCAGCCGGTTGACGGGCGCTTGCGCCACCCTATCCGAGTAAGACGACCCGTGGACATTCAACAAGCCCTGCGGATCGGCGAGGTTGATCGCAACCTCAGTGACCATGAAGCCTGGGAGGGTGGCCGCCTGATGCTGCAGGTACCGATCAATCGCTGCCACTGTCTGGGAAGGGTTGGCCAAGGCTTCATAGAGGTCTGCCAGCGTTGGGGCGACGCGCATCGACTCCTTGAGGTAGCCATACACCAGCATCGCATCATTGACGCCCCCAAGCCCTTCCATGCCGATGACGCTGCCAAGCATTGACCGCAGGCCCTCGGGGGAGATCGCATCAAGCAGGTTGACCGGGTGTACCTGATCAGACACACCGATGAACACCAGCTTTTGCTTGTGCCGCTCCACCAAGCGACTCACACTTGCCAAACTGGAATCCAGCAGAAGCCCGGAATGCCCCAGTTGCATCAATCGATCAAGGATGGGCGCAATTACCAGTGAGGCGCGATCGTGAAAGCTTCCACCAATGACCAGCGCAGACGCCATCAGATCATCATCGGTGAGAAAAAAGGGGTTCTGATCTTTCGTCACGTCCCGGAAATTCAAAACGTGGTTGGAAGGAGGCTGCAATCGATTCTTGGACATGGCTGTCTTCTTGTTTTAGGGATGACCACTCGCAACCGGAAGATCAAGGCGGTCATACCTGTGAAATTTCCAACAATATACACGATAATCGGTTAGCCGACATGCTTGGCTTGTTGAGGGTCGAAGCGTGATGCTGTCGCCCTGTCAGGCGCTAGACGTCAACAAGAGGTGGTCGGTGCGGCGGTCTTATCAGCACTGAGTCCTGGCGCACGAGGCGCCCGAAATCACTGATAACAGCCTCAGGGCGTTTGTCATCAAAACATCCATAGAGCCAGATTTCATTTGCCGATGCCACCCTGAGCGACAATGTAAATGCTGGCTTTGCCAGCTTGATGTACCAGTAATCAAGCAGTTGCTGTTGTGCATGCAGCCCAGAGGCATCCAGCATCAGATCCTGGGTGGGATGTCGCAAGCAACTGTGGTGAGGCATGCCCAATTCATCTTCAAGCACCATCACGATCGCGGAGGGGGCGAGTGAGGCCAGCCCGGAAGTCAACGCGAAGCCGGCTTCTGACTCGTAGTGTGCCTGCATGGGTGCACGCAAGGCGTTTTGAGGGTTGGGCCTGGAGATGATTTCAGGCGCTGCTTTCGAAAACCGCCGCATGAACTGCACCGCGTGATCAAACGCGTCTGCATCAAATTCCATGGCTGAATTTTGCTGGCATTCCCAGGGGGTGGGCTGGGGGTTTACTCGATTGGCAAGCATCTGAATCCTCCAAAGATACTGCTCACGATATCACAACTCAATTTATAGGTAATTCGAAATGCAGTTTTTCCTGACAAACGCAGGTCGCGTTTTGACTTCGCTCCCAGGCATTCTCTAAAATGAAGCAAATCCCCTACCAATCATGGAAAGATTTGATGAACAGCCCATTGAAAACGATCAAAACCGGCAGCCACGCCATCGGACTTGGTTTGAACGATGACAACAAGGCTGTTTGCCTGATCGTAAGTGCCGATTCACTGGCCGAAGGGGGCGATCTGGCGATTCAGGCTGCTTACTATCTGCTTGAAGGCGACGACATTCGCCTGAGCGGCCCAAAGGGCTCCGTGATCATTGAGGGGGTCTCACAGATGTGCAAGGACGCGGCGCAGAAAAAACTGCCTATCATCGCTGTCGATCCAGCCAGCCAACAAGAAGAACAAATCGACTGCCTGGCGAATGCTACCGCCGACGTCTACAAGGAGCAAGGACATGAGTGAGACCCAAAAACCCTGGAAATCAAGGCTGCTTGAAAGCCTGGGTGTCACCAGCACCGCGATTCAGACCTCCGGGCCTAAGGGTAAAGCCTGTGGCCTGGCGCTGGCGGCGGCCTTCACCTGTGCGCTGGGAGGCGTCAGCCTCGACACCCAGGCGGCTGAACCCATCAAGAAGGAAAGCGCCTCGGAAGCGGCCTCTACAGTTGCCTACAGCGTTGTGGGCATCGAGGAAGGCGACGGCGTGCTTGATCGCAGCACCAAGGTGGCCGCAACGCTGGGGAAAATTGTCATGTCTCCTCAAACTGAAGTGCTGAGTATGGGTGCCCAGGCTGCAGCGGGATCAGCAGCTGGGGCCGGGACTGAATCATCATTGAACGGCAAGCACGTCGCAGGCTTGGTCGGCACGGCTGTGGGGGTTTCGGTTGCTGCTCCGGTCTATGCCGGCCTGATGGTCATCAGTCAGGTGCATGACAGCTACGTTTACGTTCAGGAGTCTCAAGAACGGGCCGTGAAGGTCAAGATGGAGGAAGTGGAGGAACGGGTTGCCAGCGTCAAGGATCAATTCACGCAGGAAATCCGGATGGAGGATCGCAAAAACCGCCAATCCTGGCCTGAGGACAGAAAGGCCTTCGATCAGAAACGCATGTACGACATGGCCGTGGGCAGTGTCAGCCAGGGCGAAGAATTGAGCGAAGAGGTTCAGATTCGCTATGACATTGAGCAGCAGGTTGTGGCAGCCGGTGGTACGCCAGAGCCCTGGTTTGAACAATTTAGTGAAGTGAAGGAGCAGCTGGCCGCTGATTACCAGGCAAAGACCAGTCAAATGCTGGCGGCTGCTGAAAGCCTGGGTCAGGAAGCCACCACCGGCACGGTTATTGAAAAAATTGACCTGAATGCGGCTTTTGGCGGTGGTGGCCTCAAAACTAGCAACAAGAATTTTTCGGTTTACTCAAAGGATTCGAGCAAAAAACACGACCAGGAATTGGGTCGTTGAGCGCATCGTGGTTTTAGCCCTGCTCCAGGCTAACTGGGGCATGATTCGACACAAGGAATTCTGCAGGATGCGCTAGAAAAAGATTCTCCCGGCTTTGTTCCCCAGCTTGGTCGAAATCCCCTCTGCTCAGGCCAGAGGGCTGGATGCGAAACTCACTGTCAGTCTGATTCGTCGCTATAGCCGGGGTAACCTCAACCTGTTCCGGGGCCGCTTCGTGACGGCGGAGCAGCTCGAACTGCGTAAACAGACATTGGCCAGGCATGCATTCTAAACACAGCAATGCCGAAACCGCCTGCACGGCGGTATCGTCATTGGATCAATCAAGATCAATCTCGACCCTGCAATGCGGGCAATGGCCATCGGCTTCGCCTCGCTGCGCCAGTGTCAGGGACTTTCGGCAACTCCAGCACTGAATGGTCTTGCCGGCAGGGGTGGCTTGCTTTTCGACTGCCTGGCCGGAGGCTGTCGCAGAGATGACCTGCTCCTGGTTGGCAGCGATAAACTCATGCACTTGATCCCGCACCTCTGTGTCACAAAAGCCCCATGTCATCGCCTGGGCAAAGATCTTGTCCGGCAGGATCAGGATAACGGCCTTGATCTGTTCACTGGAAACATCGCCTTGCCCCAGCACTTCACTCAACGCATCGGAGACTGGCCAGAGGTCTGAAGATTCACTAGGCGTGTTGGCCCAATAGGCTTCGCGTACCGCTTGCTGGCGGAGGGCTCGGTAGTCATTTTTCTCAATCATAATGTCGCGTCCACAGCCTTCAAAGAACGTCGATTTTGCCTTATATTGATTTTATGCACCAGCAATAATTTTCACTCCGACTGCATTTTCCCGATACGAATTATTGCCGTGCCGAATTCCAATTATCCAAGGATTTTCGCCGTGTTCAATGCCATCCTTCGCCATGGGCGATGATCGTGTGTACCCTCCTCCTGATCCTCACCACTTATGCCGCCCTCCATGACCTCATCACCCCTTGGGCGATTGCGCCCTGGCTGATCCTAGTTATCGTTGGGATTCTCGACTTGTCCCAAAAGACCCATGCGGTGAGGCACAACTACCCCATCATCGGGAACATGCGGTATCTGCTTGAAGATTTAAGACCAGCAATACGGCAGTACTTTTTTGAAGGTGACCATGAGAAGGTGCCATTCTCTCGTTCGCAGCGCAGCATGGTCTACCGCAGAGCTCGCAACATTGCCGCCGACAAAGCCTTCGGCACCCTGGACAACCTGTACGGCTCGGATCACGAGTTCATCAGCCATTCGATCACGCCGGTTTCGGTTGACCCTACAAAACTGCGCATTACCCTGGGTGGCCCCGAGTGTACTCAACCCTACTCAGCCTCCCTCATGAACATCAGTGCCATGTCCTTTGGCAGCCTTTCCGCCAATGCCATCCGGGCGCTCGGCAGGGGCGCCAGGCGCGGGGGATTTGCCCTGGACACGGGTGAAGGCGGTCTTTCCCGCCACCACGAGGCTGAAGGCAGCGACATCATCTGGGAAATCGGCAGTGGTTACTTCGGCTGCCGGAACGAAGACGGCACGTTCAGCCCTGAGCTGTTCAGGGTCAATGCCACCAAGCCCCAGGTGAAAGCCCTCCTCCTTAAGCTCAGCCAAGGGGCGAAACCGGGGCATGGCGGCATTCTACCGTCTCACAAGGTCAGTCCGGAAATCGCAGCCGCCAGGGGTGTGCCAGTCGGTGTCGACTGTGTGTCTCCGGCGTCCCACAGTGCCTTTAGCGGG
The Pseudomonas sp. Leaf58 genome window above contains:
- a CDS encoding FMN-binding glutamate synthase family protein, which encodes MIVCTLLLILTTYAALHDLITPWAIAPWLILVIVGILDLSQKTHAVRHNYPIIGNMRYLLEDLRPAIRQYFFEGDHEKVPFSRSQRSMVYRRARNIAADKAFGTLDNLYGSDHEFISHSITPVSVDPTKLRITLGGPECTQPYSASLMNISAMSFGSLSANAIRALGRGARRGGFALDTGEGGLSRHHEAEGSDIIWEIGSGYFGCRNEDGTFSPELFRVNATKPQVKALLLKLSQGAKPGHGGILPSHKVSPEIAAARGVPVGVDCVSPASHSAFSGPLGMMEFIGQMRELSGGKPVGFKLCIGRPIEAAALIKAMLHAQIFPDFIVIDGSEGGTGAAPEEFSDNMGMPLRDGLILMHNLLRGAGIRERIKLGCSGKIISGFDIVRLLALGADYFNVARGFMFSLGCIQAQSCGSNRCPTGIATQDPIRQKALDVEDRSHRVTNFQRNTLQSVAEILGAAGIDSSDELTAERIQKRVSDSKIVTYAALYPFLHHGELLNGHSMNTEYRELWASARHDTF